A region of the Pricia mediterranea genome:
CTTGGCAATGTCTTTCATCCTCTACAAGAATAGCTCTTAGCATAGCGTTAAAATTGAAGTTCGAGAGGTAGTTTCAGTTCGATGTGCAATCCTTCTTTTTTATCGAATATCCCGATACTACCGTTTTCCTGCTTCAAGCGATTGATGATATCAAGCCTGTTCTTGGTAATCTTGAGCCCCATCGATGATTTGGCTTCTTTCGTGCCTATGGTTTTTTGGCGGCCTACCCCGTCATCATCGACGCTACAGACCAAAAAATTCTGATCCCTTCTAATGGAGATGCCGATATGACCTTTGGCCGACTTTTTTGAAATGCCGTGCCAGATGCTGTTCTCTATGAAAGGCTGTAGTATCAGCGGGGGTACCATCGTATTCCCGATGTCGATATCGTCGGCGACCTCAAAGGAGTATGTAAATTTATCCTTTAGGCGCAAGGCCTCGATTTTCATATAAAGTTCGGTCAGTTCCAGATCTTCGGCCAAGGGAATCCATGTTTTTTCCGAATTTTCCAAAATGGATCGGATTAGCTTTGAGAACTTGATTAAAAAATTTTGGGCCGTATGTATGTCATTCTTGGCCATATAATCACTGATGGAATTCAGGGCGTTGAAAATAAAATGCGGATTCATTTGCGCCCTTAATGCCTTAAGTTCGGTCTCCGCCACCTTCACCTTGAAATCCGCTATTTTTTTCGTTTCGGCAATATCCCTCCGCTTTTTATAGATGAGGTAGGCGATCAGTCCCGCCAGACACAGAAAGCCGATTGCGGCCACGGCCCTATTTTTGTTCATAGTCTGCTCGGCGATAGCGGCTTTAGAAATAGCTTGCTCCCTATCATGTTCGGCATTTAAGATCGATTTCTCCCTGTCGTATGCATGCTTAGTCTCCAAGCGGGCGATTTCTTCCTTTTTGTCTATAGAGGCAAAGCTGTCGCGAAGCACAACTGCCGCCGACTTGTTGGCATAGGCATCTTTATATTCGCCCCGTTCCGCCTGCAGCTTCGCCAGGTTTTCAAGGGCTTTATACTGAAGGTTCAGGCTTCCCGCCGCCTTGGCATAGTTCAGGGATATGCGGTAATGGTCTTCGGCTCTTGCCAACCTATTGTCCCAAGATAGGTTTTTGTGGCAATCCCCGAGATTTTGATGCACTATGGCAAGATTGTTCGTGTTTTTAAAACCTTCGTAAATGGTCTTGGTCTCTTCGAAATAGGGGATGGCCTTTTCATATTCTCCCATATCGGTATAAGCAATGCCCATATTGGTCAGTGCGCTGGCCATGCCGCGTTCGTTATGGTTTTTTTCCATGATGGTATACGACTCCCCATAGAGCCCTATCCCTTTTTCGGGATGGCCCATACCCTCATAGACCCTTCCCAAGTTGAGCAATGCGTTCGCCTCCCCTTCCTGAAAAGCGAGTTTCCTGAAAAGTTGTAATGCCCTTTTCTGATACTCATGGGCTTGGTCCAATTCTTCTAACCGGGCGTACAAAAGTCCTATGTTGGCAAGGAGATTCGCATAGGGCTGGTCGTC
Encoded here:
- a CDS encoding tetratricopeptide repeat-containing sensor histidine kinase, translated to MPSRQQIKWIIVFCFSCGVLYLRGQEEKVDSLKVLLTKADLHDTVRLATLTELSYTYYSLHPEEGVRIADQALMLAKRLKDDKGIATALSYKGHNYSAQGMDSMALSTYDKAIELHGKNKNKNGIARLTYNKGLVYFNQSDYRRANDHNLRAYTVFEKEKDTLLMAKMLNSIGINQMYLTQYPEALASYLEAEKFYRDLNLTDDQPYANLLANIGLLYARLEELDQAHEYQKRALQLFRKLAFQEGEANALLNLGRVYEGMGHPEKGIGLYGESYTIMEKNHNERGMASALTNMGIAYTDMGEYEKAIPYFEETKTIYEGFKNTNNLAIVHQNLGDCHKNLSWDNRLARAEDHYRISLNYAKAAGSLNLQYKALENLAKLQAERGEYKDAYANKSAAVVLRDSFASIDKKEEIARLETKHAYDREKSILNAEHDREQAISKAAIAEQTMNKNRAVAAIGFLCLAGLIAYLIYKKRRDIAETKKIADFKVKVAETELKALRAQMNPHFIFNALNSISDYMAKNDIHTAQNFLIKFSKLIRSILENSEKTWIPLAEDLELTELYMKIEALRLKDKFTYSFEVADDIDIGNTMVPPLILQPFIENSIWHGISKKSAKGHIGISIRRDQNFLVCSVDDDGVGRQKTIGTKEAKSSMGLKITKNRLDIINRLKQENGSIGIFDKKEGLHIELKLPLELQF